The following proteins are co-located in the Rheinheimera salexigens genome:
- a CDS encoding transglutaminase family protein: MQVATIQSIQFKQAIGFSSLLFTLTLLLHSALPLWFILVICSSLGLYLLQAYKAKAVAANTKYVGNKESGSQVNVWHVSVLQVNIVAALILVGLLVNIRQAGVLNLMLQILLLAVNCRLWLLQKAAERQQLVWVQYFLLASGFILHQSMLMALLIFGLIGLNLYLHYHLFAPAHTRIPQRALIQSVVIIIPLWLACFVLFPRLAPFWQIPNINMATTGLGDSIDPGSIEQLVQNDSVAFRVEFSQAPPPQQQLYWRAKIYEQFDGRSWHVDEVKNSSNKAKQPAANIDTLSNPNEVTDLIRYKVIAEPSQQRSLFSLANPVQSQGPVQIQQAGLVQANTIVSQRLPYQLASIEQPIGLISAAERDRNLTLANGNAASKAFAQQLFANAPTPDAFVKAVANHFNQQAYFYSLTPPRLGKDSIDQFLFETKTGFCSHYASAAAFMLRSVGIPARVVGGYQGGNWYAEQNYLQVTQREAHAWVEYLVDQHWYKFDPTAAVAPERVLQDLNAALNDEQRLMLQSGWQQISWLSDLRQQFRHIDYYWSVWVLGFDTSQQLDIWRTLKRYAWHLLVGLGFILAILVLSWLYLQQKKRRLNVPAATLLIQQYVPSLWQNKTPSSSVSGYLQQLSRNYPKHAELLNSLIALYDQALYQQDTAALAALHQLLRREKTRLRRFFRMVQNA, encoded by the coding sequence ATGCAAGTAGCCACAATACAGTCCATTCAGTTCAAGCAAGCTATTGGCTTTAGTAGTCTGTTATTCACTCTGACCCTTTTATTACACAGTGCTTTACCTCTGTGGTTTATATTGGTCATTTGTAGCAGTTTAGGTTTATATTTACTGCAGGCTTACAAGGCTAAAGCTGTTGCCGCAAATACCAAGTATGTTGGTAATAAAGAGAGTGGCTCGCAAGTAAATGTTTGGCATGTAAGTGTACTGCAAGTCAATATTGTTGCGGCGTTAATATTAGTCGGCTTACTGGTAAATATTCGTCAAGCCGGCGTATTAAACTTAATGCTGCAAATACTATTATTAGCGGTTAATTGTCGTTTGTGGTTATTGCAAAAAGCAGCAGAGCGCCAGCAATTGGTTTGGGTGCAATACTTTTTATTAGCTAGCGGCTTTATTTTGCATCAGTCAATGCTAATGGCACTGCTTATTTTTGGCTTAATAGGGCTAAATTTATACTTGCATTACCATTTGTTTGCGCCAGCACATACCCGGATACCACAACGTGCCTTAATACAAAGCGTGGTCATTATTATTCCACTGTGGCTAGCCTGTTTTGTGCTGTTTCCAAGGCTAGCACCATTTTGGCAAATTCCTAATATAAATATGGCCACCACAGGGCTTGGTGACAGCATTGATCCGGGCAGTATTGAGCAATTAGTGCAAAACGACAGTGTGGCGTTTCGGGTTGAGTTTAGCCAAGCACCCCCGCCACAACAGCAACTGTATTGGCGGGCTAAGATATATGAACAATTTGATGGCCGCAGTTGGCATGTCGACGAAGTGAAAAACAGCTCTAATAAGGCTAAACAACCCGCTGCAAATATAGATACGTTAAGTAATCCAAATGAAGTTACCGATCTAATACGCTATAAGGTCATTGCCGAGCCTAGTCAGCAAAGAAGCTTATTCTCGTTAGCTAATCCGGTTCAAAGCCAAGGCCCAGTTCAAATCCAGCAAGCTGGCTTAGTGCAAGCTAACACTATTGTCAGCCAACGTTTACCTTATCAGCTAGCCAGTATTGAGCAGCCCATCGGTTTGATCTCAGCAGCAGAGCGAGATCGCAACTTAACTCTGGCTAATGGCAATGCAGCCAGTAAAGCCTTTGCTCAGCAGTTATTTGCTAATGCGCCTACTCCAGATGCTTTTGTTAAGGCAGTCGCTAATCATTTTAATCAACAAGCCTATTTTTATAGCCTAACGCCACCTCGATTAGGCAAAGATAGTATTGACCAATTTTTATTTGAGACCAAAACCGGATTTTGCAGTCATTATGCTTCAGCTGCCGCTTTTATGTTACGCAGCGTGGGTATTCCAGCACGCGTAGTCGGTGGTTATCAGGGCGGTAATTGGTATGCCGAACAAAACTACTTACAAGTCACCCAGCGTGAAGCTCATGCGTGGGTGGAATATTTAGTTGATCAACATTGGTATAAGTTTGATCCCACAGCAGCTGTCGCGCCCGAGCGTGTGTTACAAGATTTAAATGCCGCATTAAACGACGAGCAGCGGTTAATGTTACAATCTGGTTGGCAACAAATAAGCTGGCTAAGTGACCTGCGGCAGCAATTTCGCCATATCGATTATTACTGGTCAGTATGGGTGCTGGGTTTTGATACTAGCCAACAATTAGACATTTGGCGCACGTTAAAACGCTATGCTTGGCATTTACTGGTAGGGTTAGGCTTTATTCTGGCGATTTTGGTTTTAAGCTGGCTATATTTACAACAGAAAAAACGGCGACTTAACGTCCCTGCTGCCACGCTATTAATACAACAGTACGTACCCAGCTTGTGGCAGAATAAAACCCCATCAAGTTCGGTAAGTGGTTATTTACAGCAGCTTAGTCGAAATTACCCTAAGCATGCAGAATTGTTGAATAGCCTAATAGCACTGTACGATCAGGCTTTATATCAGCAAGATACTGCGGCGCTAGCTGCTTTACATCAGTTACTGCGCCGCGAGAAGACCCGGTTACGCCGTTTCTTTAGAATGGTCCAAAATGCGTAG